The bacterium nucleotide sequence TGTTCCAGTTGGCCATCTCCGTGACCCAGATCTTTTTATTGTACTTCTTCAACCGGTCGAGCTGGCCGGCCAGGCCGTAGTCGTACCAGTGAAAGGCGAGATAGTCGATCTGCGGTTCCCGGCCGTTGTTGGCGGTCTTGTAAGCGGCAAGAAAGGCATCGAGCCACACCACTGGATCGGCGTACCCGGCCATGGTGCCCCAGGTCATTGCCGGACCCACGAGGTGGACCGTACGGCCGAGGTCGGCGAGCTCCCGGACCACCTGTTCGTAACGGATCCAGTCGGCAGCCGCCTCGCCTGGGGTGCGGTTGGCCTGGTTGGTGAGGTTGGGCTCGTTCATCACCAGTATGTACTGCACTTTCGGATGACTGATGACGAAGGCCTTGATGCGCGTGATGTCGGTTGCGCTGGTATTGCCGCCCCAGAGCATCGGCACAAAATCCATGTCATAGGCCGTTTCATACTCCGCCGGAGCGCTGCTGCTGGGCGTGATGGCCCAGTTGTACCACCAGCTCACACCTTTCGAGAGCGCCGCAAAATCGGCGGGCGTGGCGAGGTTGAAGGCGATGCCGCGCTTCCAGCTTTTGGTTGCGGCATCACCGGTATCGGGCTTGGTCGGCGACTTGTCCTTGCAGCCGCTCACCAACACCAGCAGCGCCAGCAGACTCAGGGTTGCCATCCGTTTCATCACAGCACTCCCGTTTTGGGTTATTCAGATTCTTCCAGCGGCGCCAGCACGACGATCGTCGCGCCCCAGCCGCCGCGCTCCTCACCGGCAAGCTGGAAATGGCGCACCCACGCCAGCCGCCGCAGCACGGCATGCACCGTCTCGCGCAGCGCCCCCGTCCCCTTGCCGTGGATAATGCGCACCTCGAGGATCCCCTGCTCGCGGCAGGCAGTCAGGTATTCAGGGACCAATTCCTTTACCTC carries:
- a CDS encoding glycosyl hydrolase; this encodes MKRMATLSLLALLVLVSGCKDKSPTKPDTGDAATKSWKRGIAFNLATPADFAALSKGVSWWYNWAITPSSSAPAEYETAYDMDFVPMLWGGNTSATDITRIKAFVISHPKVQYILVMNEPNLTNQANRTPGEAAADWIRYEQVVRELADLGRTVHLVGPAMTWGTMAGYADPVVWLDAFLAAYKTANNGREPQIDYLAFHWYDYGLAGQLDRLKKYNKKIWVTEMANWNSQINSYAKQIQQMTEMVTVCENRADVFRYAWFYGRGGFPDTHYTYVFTANDGELSVLGEHYLGLPFKK
- a CDS encoding Smr/MutS family protein → MKEPDPIPIPIEGALDLHTFAPREVKELVPEYLTACREQGILEVRIIHGKGTGALRETVHAVLRRLAWVRHFQLAGEERGGWGATIVVLAPLEESE